One genomic window of Daphnia pulex isolate KAP4 chromosome 10, ASM2113471v1 includes the following:
- the LOC124205048 gene encoding membrane-associated guanylate kinase, WW and PDZ domain-containing protein 1-like isoform X4, whose protein sequence is MCLPGGFHPHTFLNSLSVALTHGQRDFFFFSNVVYTTQTDNLFLLLLLYSRLFRQKIRRAQLVRSRQPIRLLARLASIERRRFVCVSSFFGLLTIFRHKTNWLKGVLGGWLTNWTRCDAHTHSSVRNSISGLWNDSDDSVEMRLLRTCCVCQCRSGSRSPRHQRKRRKRRKSGGGRHGGGGGSSDRESVSGSETGGVTGGTVVAAAAAQHRAEAVDQQRTSGGSRRSGGGSKRRQRATYRYEVVYRREEFSHDYLDHPEIDEEEEKVQNRHHHHQQLPVFRPVPEGQPTDSQPLQQQQQQQPSAVVPFQSADYSLLSNYGRLEDFHPPALHSAVHSWEQQQRQPPQQQQHSCYNDQPLYQNFGGGLTKDLREYLTTRFAKGSVDHELQTTIRDNLYLRTVPVTTRPRRPGETDGLDYTFLSLEQFRLLEKNGSLLERGIYDGNYYGTPKPPLDSPLVLPSTPLAQSSTTALLQHNNNNNLPSSGGGGTTSSSLLLLAGAHPSSEGKRRRNRSNVEAMAAAQNDGDPDPSNCSGGGGLDHQPVHSSMQHLNPSQRMGGGANGGGGAPNCNNSIGGSNNNMSIPSYREDGGGAMGGLSEAELGPLPQNWEKAYTERGEVYFIDHNTGTSQWLDPRLSKIQKKSLEECAEDELPYGWEKIDDPTYGTYYIDHVNRKTQYENPVTQAKKGGSSEPGTGSSPPGPPGGLPTGNASSTDSGNSTYPRLKKQQQQQQQQQQQQSNESGGVGGGHNGNNQPPAPLPKRSNSYNRPFFTRNPSELQGERICTTLLKSNRGLGFTIVGGDDSEEEFLQIKSVVPHGPAWVDGRLQTGDVLVYVMDQCVLGYTHHDMVNMFQSIAPGQAVALEVCRGYPLPFDPNDPNTEIVTTVAVAQQDGNKGPSRPGSADLLMHQGSSSSEHHHHHQDNNDMAHRFDGDEYGDGGVNGNPSGGSIGKVEFLTVQITKGAMGFGFTIADSAYGQKVKTILDRPRCKNLQEGDILVDINGINMRHMSHGEVVQVLKDCAWGREASITVQRGGAATPTKNKWKKGGIKDQDQQQQQPPVSPRKPPVGAGLFRSKTPTADLYSAQTKEVVPIRPKTPLVDTRNRPKTPSMGVGMSGGPSSQPSSLPDHLEQHREINRTPVNALAEQFQNGMNFQDNNGVVGGYNSQQQQQRNMMNRSRSPGRELDSHPSMQMHYENGLPPDAGYGGMPNGYPPAYESDYGRMGQPSRNARSDPYAPNPYTGGSYSMDASRPMDYGYGYSGMNGPNVPDYPEENLGQFHRQDSGYGTQPQSVVVGYSNNNSNSSNNLLRQNAGPGSFAPLKEGTSFDHELSSYPPSMSTGGRPDVAMRRPGPNSVNSSGGGGVGVGGGGNPAVNSSSGQQSLPPPGEWMEMNVTLLRHETGFGFRIVGGTEEGSQVSIGHIVPGGAADLDGRLRTGDEILAVDLMSVVHTSHHHVVQLMGAAALNGRVSITVRRWIPLHPSSISPQDTGYPSGVGDGSGLIYPYDVTVVRREDEGFGFVIISSVTKGVSFIGQIIPDSPAKRCSQLHVGDRILAVNHHDISRLHHGDIVNLIKDSGYTVTLTVGPPLDDTASSNASNSHRDGSEAYPPIEEDQLYAVELSRGTRGFGFSIRGGREFHNMPLFVLRIADNGAAAQDGRLRVGDQLIEINGISTKNMTHADAIELIKNGGMVVRLLLRRGNIAPPMGENGQMLSPSSTGSPTTPSGMMEMMRPNSSMAQPHHGSYGSNGPLSQLHQADSRMPNGIPVGHQQQQSQQQQQQQLQQQQHQQQQQQYTGPPPYMMGPRGMPNGGMRGHVPAPLNVPPSQRNLNGPLSHSSPRVIGAAGNVVGDYYWGS, encoded by the exons ATGTGCCTTCCGGGTGGGTTCCATCCACACACATTCCTCAACTCTCTCTCGGTTGCTTTAACACACGGCcaaagagattttttctttttttccaacgtAGTATATACAACACAGACAGacaacctttttcttcttcttcttttatactCTCGGCTGTTTCGTCAAAAAATCAGACGCGCCCAGTTGGTTCGCAGTCGCCAACCGATCCGGTTGTTGGCCCGTCTGGCATCCATcgagagaagaagatttgtgtgtgtttccagtttttttggtcttttgACCATTTTTAGAcataaaacaaattggttaAAAGGGGTTTTGGGGGGTTGGTTGACTAATTGGACGAGGTgtgacgcacacacacactcgagtGTGCGGAATAGCATTTCCGGTTTGTGGAATGACTCGGATGACTCTGTCGAAATGCGTCTGCTGAGAACTTGCTGCGTTTGCCAATGTCGTAGCGGCTCGAGGAGTCCTCGTCATCAGCGTAAAcgaaggaaaaggagaaaaagtgGCGGCGGCCGtcacggtggtggtggtgggagtAGCGATCGAGAGTCGGTCAGTGGGAGTGAAACCGGAGGAGTTACTGGTGGGACTGTTGTTGCGGCGGctgcagcacagcacagagcGGAAGCAGTCGATCAACAGCGGACGAGTGGTGGCAGTCGACGGTCCGGTGGCGGGAGTAAACGCCGCCAGCGTGCTACTTACCGCTACGAGGTGGTCTATCGTCGTGAAGAGTTCAGTCACGACTATTTGGACCATCCAGAaatagacgaagaagaagaaaaagtccaaaaccgccaccaccaccaccagcaactCCCGGTATTCCGGCCGGTGCCGGAAGGACAGCCAACCGATTCGCAAccactgcagcagcagcaacaacaacaaccgtctGCAGTCGTTCCGTTCCAGTCGGCTGATTACAGCCTTTTGAGCAATTACGGACGGCTGGAGGATTTTCATCCGCCAGCTCTCCACAGTGCCGTTCATAGCtgggagcaacaacaacgtcaaccaccacaacaacaacaacattcgtGCTATAACGATCAACCTCTATATCAGAATTTTGGTG GTGGATTGACGAAGGATTTACGCGAGTACCTGACGACTCGCTTTGCTAAAGGCTCTGTGGACCATGAGCTGCAGACGACCATTCGAGACAACTTGTACCTGCGGACAGTGCCCGTGACGACTCGGCCGAGGCGGCCAGGAGAGACGGACGGACTTGACTACACTTTTCTCAGTTTGGAGCAATTCCGGCTGCTGGAAAAGAACGGATCGCTGCTCGAAAGGGGCATTTATGACG gGAATTATTACGGGACGCCGAAACCTCCGTTGGATTCCCCGTTGGTCTTGCCATCGACACCTTTAGCGCAGTCATCGACGACGGCGTTGCTccagcacaacaacaacaacaacttgccgtcgagtggtggtggtggtaccaCTTCATCATCGTTGCTCCTGTTGGCCGGAGCACATCCCAGCTCGGAGGGTAAACGTCGACGAAACCGCTCGAATGTGGAAGCGATGGCCGCCGCACAGAACGACGGCGATCCAGACCCCAGCAATTGCAGCGGTGGAGGAGGCCTTGACCACCAACCTGTCCACTCTTCGATGCAGCATCTGAATCCATCGCAAAGAATGGGCGGCGGTGCtaacggaggaggaggagctcccaactgcaacaacagcaTAGGAGGCAGCAATAATAACATGTCGATTCCCAGTTACAGAGAAGATGGAGGTGGCGCCATGGGCGGATTATCCGAAGCCGAATTGGGACCCCTTCCGCAAAATTGGGAGAAGGCCTACACGGAACGAGGCGAAGTCTATTTCATCGA CCATAATACTGGAACGTCTCAGTGGCTGGACCCGAGACTGTCTAAAATCCAGAAAAAGTCGCTGGAAGAGTGTGCCGAAGACGAGTTGCCTTACGGATGGGAGAAGATTGACGACCCGACGTACGGCACGTACTACATCGACCACGTCAATCGCAAAACGCAGTACGAGAATCCGGTGACGCAGGCCAAGAAGGGCGGAAGCAGTGAGCCTGGAACGGGCAGCAGTCCGCCAGGGCCTCCCGGAGGATTACCCACTGGCAACGCCAGCAGTACAGATTCCGGCAACAGCACCTACCCTCGCCTCaagaaacaacagcaacaacaacaacagcagcaacaacaacaatcgaacGAGAGCGGCGGAGTCGGAGGAGGACACAATGGCAACAACCAACCACCGGCCCCATTACCCAAACGCTCCAATA GTTACAACCGGCCGTTCTTCACGAGAAATCCGTCCGAGTTGCAGGGCGAGCGGATCTGTACGACGTTGCTCAAATCCAACCGCGGACTGGGTTTCACCATCGTTGGCGGTGACGACAGCGAGGAAGAATTCCTCCAGATCAAATCGGTCGTTCCGCACGGACCCGCCTGGGTCGACGGACGCCTACAGACGG GCGACGTTTTGGTGTACGTGATGGATCAGTGCGTTCTGGGCTACACCCACCACGATATGGTGAACATGTTCCAGTCTATAGCGCCGGGCCAGGCCGTTGCGTTGGAAGTTTGTCGAGGATATCCTCTGCCCTTCGACCCGAACGATCCCAACACGGAGATCGTCACCACCGTGGCCGTTGCCCAGCAGGACGGCAACAAGGGGCCGTCTCGTCCCGGAAGTGCCGACCTGCTCATGCATCAGGGCTCCTCTTCATCCgagcatcaccaccaccaccaggatAATAACGACATGGCTCACCGATTTGAcg GTGATGAATACGGCGATGGCGGAGTCAACGGCAATCCATCAGGAGGCTCGATTGGCAAGGTTGAATTCCTGACGGTGCAAATTACCAAAGGTGCTATGGGATTTGGATTCACGATCGCTGACAGCGCCTACGGCCAGAAGGTCAAGACCATATTGGACAGGCCGCGCTGCAAGAATCTCCAAGAAGGCGACATCCTGGTTGACATTAACGGCATCAACATGAGACACATGAGTCACGGCGAAGTTGTCcag GTGCTGAAGGACTGCGCTTGGGGTCGCGAAGCGTCCATTACAGTCCAGCGTGGCGGAGCGGCAACGCCCACGAAAAACAAGTGGAAAAAGGGTGGAATTAAAGACCAggaccagcaacaacaacagccgcccGTCAGTCCGCGCAAACCCCCAGTCGGCGCTGGACTGTTTCGCAGTAAAACGCCCACGGCTGACCTTTACAG cGCCCAAACGAAGGAAGTGGTGCCCATCAGACCGAAAACGCCACTGGTAGACACTCGCAACCGGCCCAAAACGCCTTCAATGGGAGTGGGCATGAGTGGCGGTCCGTCGTCTCAGCCGTCGTCACTGCCGGATCATTTGGAACAGCACCGGGAAATCAACCGGACGCCTGTCAACGCTCTGGCGGAGCAGTTCCAGAACGGCATGAACTTCCAGGACAATAACGGAGTGGTGGGAGGTTAcaacagccagcagcagcagcaacggaaCATGATGAATCGAAGTCGGAGTCCGGGCAGAGAACTGGACTCGCATCCGTCGATGCAGATGCACTACGAGAATGGTCTGCCGCCGGACGCTGGCTACGGTGGCATGCCCAACGGCTACCCACCGGCTTACGAGTCCGACTACGGCCGGATGGGTCAACCCTCTCGCAATGCCCGCTCCGATCCTTACGCTCCTAATCCTTACACCGGTGGATCTTACTCCATGGACGCCTCACGTCCGATGGATTACGG TTACGGTTATTCAGGAATGAATGGACCGAACGTTCCGGATTATCCGGAAGAGAACCTCGGCCAGTTCCACCGTCAGGATTCCGGCTACGGCACTCAACCGCAGTCGGTGGTTGTGGgttacagcaacaacaatagcaacagcagcaacaacctcCTCCGTCAGAATGCTGGGCCGGGCTCGTTTGCCCCGCTCAAAGAAGGCACCAGCTTCGATCACGAATTGTCGTCGTATCCGCCCAGCatgtcgactggcggccgtCCGGATGTGGCGATGAGGAGGCCGGGTCCCAACAGCGTCAACAGCAGCGGCGGTGGCGGAGTAGGAGTAGGTGGAGGAGGCAATCCAGCAGTCAATTCGTCGTCGGGTCAGCAATCGCTGCCGCCGCCCGGCGAGTGGATGGAAATGAACGTGACGCTTTTGAGGCACGAAACGGGTTTCGGCTTCCGCATCGTCGGCGGCACGGAAGAAGGGTCGCAGGTCTCTATCGGGCACATAGTTCCGGGCGGAGCGGCCGATCTCGACGGCCGGCTCCGAACCGGTGACGAAATCTTGGCCGTCGATCTGATGTCGGTCGTTCACACATCTCACCACCACGTCGTCCAGCTGATGGGCGCGGCCGCTCTCAACGGCCGAGTTTCCATCACGGTCCGGCGCTGGATACCCCTCCATCCGTCGTCCATCTCCCCACAAG ATACTGGATATCCGAGCGGAGTTGGCGACGGCAGCGGCCTGATTTACCCGTACGACGTGACGGTGGTGCGTCGCGAGGATGAAGGTTTCGGCTTCGTCATCATCTCGTCGGTGACGAAGGGCGTGTCGTTCATCGGCCAAATCATCCCCGACAGCCCGGCCAAGCGCTGCTCTCAGCTGCACGTTGGCGACCGCATTTTGGCCGTCAATCACCACGACATATCGAGGCTTCACCACGGCGATATTGTCAACCTCATCAAAGATTCCGGCTACACCGTGACGCTCACCGTCGGACCTCCTCTGGACGACACAGCCTCCAGCAACGCCTCCAACTCTCACCGG GACGGATCAGAGGCGTACCCTCCGATAGAGGAAGACCAACTTTACGCCGTGGAACTGAGCCGAGGTACCCGAGGATTTGGATTCAGCATACGAGGCGGAAGGGAATTTCATAACATGCCTCTCTTCGTTCTCCGCATCGCCGACAATGGCGCCGCCGCTCAGGATGGCCGTCTAAGA GTAGGCGATCAGCTGATTGAAATCAACGGCATCAGCACCAAGAATATGACGCACGCAGATGCCATCGAGTTGATTAAAAATGGCGGAATGGTGGTCCGTCTTTTACTCCGGAGAGGCAACATCGCTCCTCCCATGG GTGAAAATGGGCAAATGTTATCGCCGTCATCAACGGGCTCTCCTACGACGCCCTCTGGCATGATGGAAATGATGAGGCCCAACAGCTCCATGGCCCAGCCTCACCACGGCTCTTACGGCAGCAACGGGCCTCTCTCTCAACTCCATCAGGCGGACAGCCGGATGCCCAACGGCATTCCCGTCGGccaccaacagcaacagtctcagcagcagcagcagcaacagttgcaacaacaacaacaccagcaacagcaacaacaatacaCGGGACCACCGCCGTACATGATGGGCCCGCGCGGAATGCCCAACGGCGGCATGCGCGGACACGTTCCCGCTCCTTTGAACGTTCCGCCGAGTCAACGGAATTTGAACGGGCCTCTGAGCCACAGTTCACCGCGGGTCATTGGTGCAGCTGGCAACGTCGTTGGCGACTATTACTGGGGTTCTTGA